In Verrucomicrobiota bacterium, the sequence TAAACTCACTCATGGAGCCTGCGGCGTATTCACCCAGCGAGCGGATGCGTTCCGCCACTTCATCCGATTTCTCCTGGAGCGCCTGATACTGCGCTTCCAGGAACACGTGCAGGGTGTGAAACCGCGGGCCCATGACGTTCCAATGGTAGTTGCGGGTCTTGGTGTACAAGGTGATCTCGTCAGCCAGAACCCGTTGCAGGAGTTCGCAAACCTGCGAGCGTGAATCCTGGTCAAGACCAAGCTGGATCTCTGCGTTGGTAGGGTCCAGGTCGT encodes:
- a CDS encoding DNA starvation/stationary phase protection protein — encoded protein: MNTRTTSKHHHDLDPTNAEIQLGLDQDSRSQVCELLQRVLADEITLYTKTRNYHWNVMGPRFHTLHVFLEAQYQALQEKSDEVAERIRSLGEYAAGSMSEFIELTRLQEQAPGEHPTATQMLARLTDDHEAIVRTLREDIDKCDDDYGDSGTADFLTGLMEDHEKMAWMLRAHLATDAD